The following are from one region of the Deltaproteobacteria bacterium genome:
- a CDS encoding ABC transporter ATP-binding protein, with the protein MIRLINLTKSYRGFLAVDNLNLKVGKGTVFGFLGPNGAGKTTTIRMMAGVLKPTSGRIVINGMDLEKEASEVKRSIGFIPDRPFLYEKLTAREFLGLVAGLYHLDHSRQLERSISRLLELFELDGWGDELIEGFSHGMKQRLVMCAALLHEPSVLIVDEPMVGLDPKGARLVKDIFRGEAEKGKTVFLSTHSLEVAQEICDEIAIIQAGRIIVSGTPDELKARAGVDGSLESVFLKLTEKGEVSRNGGSVPASDP; encoded by the coding sequence ATGATCCGGTTGATCAATCTTACGAAATCATACAGAGGTTTCCTTGCCGTAGACAACCTGAATTTGAAGGTTGGGAAGGGTACCGTATTCGGATTCCTGGGCCCGAACGGTGCAGGGAAGACGACGACCATCAGGATGATGGCGGGTGTTCTAAAGCCTACTTCCGGCAGGATCGTGATAAACGGCATGGACCTTGAGAAGGAGGCCTCTGAGGTAAAGCGATCCATCGGTTTCATCCCGGACCGGCCGTTCCTTTATGAAAAATTGACTGCCCGGGAGTTTCTCGGTCTTGTTGCCGGATTGTATCACCTGGATCACTCCCGCCAATTGGAACGCTCCATTTCCCGTCTCCTTGAACTCTTTGAGCTTGATGGCTGGGGTGACGAACTCATCGAAGGTTTCTCCCACGGCATGAAGCAAAGACTTGTTATGTGTGCCGCCCTTCTCCATGAACCAAGTGTCCTTATCGTGGATGAACCCATGGTCGGGCTCGACCCGAAAGGGGCAAGGCTTGTCAAGGATATTTTTAGAGGTGAGGCGGAAAAGGGGAAAACCGTCTTTTTGTCCACCCATTCTCTTGAAGTGGCGCAGGAGATCTGCGATGAAATCGCCATTATTCAAGCTGGCCGTATTATCGTCTCAGGAACACCGGATGAACTGAAGGCCCGGGCCGGCGTCGATGGAAGTCTGGAAAGTGTTTTCCTGAAATTGACCGAGAAAGGAGAAGTATCCCGGAATGGCGGATCTGTTCCTGCTTCTGACCCCTAG
- a CDS encoding bifunctional nuclease family protein, producing the protein MYRPMVVSGLTVDPLTNSPIVILKEIDGDRTLPIWIGLLEATAIASELEGIKFSRPMTHDLLKNIMDTINLRVSKVEVCDLKNNTYYALIYLNHQGTEISIDARPSDALALSLRMGAPIFVSEEVISKSSQIDLKAEPEDKSEQGKKWQEILEKLGPDDFGKYKM; encoded by the coding sequence ATGTATAGACCGATGGTCGTATCCGGACTAACCGTGGATCCACTGACCAACAGCCCTATCGTCATTCTCAAGGAGATCGATGGCGACAGGACCCTTCCCATTTGGATCGGTTTGCTTGAGGCCACCGCCATCGCAAGCGAGTTGGAAGGCATCAAGTTTTCGCGACCTATGACCCATGATCTCCTTAAGAACATCATGGACACGATCAATCTGAGGGTGAGTAAGGTGGAAGTGTGTGATTTGAAAAACAATACTTACTACGCCCTGATCTACCTGAACCACCAGGGAACCGAGATTTCAATTGACGCCCGGCCGAGCGACGCCCTTGCCTTGTCCTTGAGAATGGGAGCCCCCATTTTCGTTTCAGAAGAGGTGATTTCCAAGTCCTCGCAGATCGACCTGAAAGCCGAGCCTGAAGACAAATCAGAGCAGGGCAAAAAATGGCAAGAGATCCTGGAGAAATTGGGTCCTGATGATTTTGGAAAATACAAGATGTAG
- a CDS encoding pyruvate, phosphate dikinase, whose amino-acid sequence MKPEKFVFSFEEGDPQNKKLLGGKGANLCAMTQMGLPVPPGFVITTEACLSYLEKKKGGLQPEMLEQIKQAMKDLEKKTGKGFGDPQNPLLVSVRSGAAISMPGMMDTILNLGLNDDCVKGLIKLTKNERFVYDAYRRLIQLFGTVAMGMKDEEFNEIFERIKKEKNAEDDTKLDGAALKEICREFNKLVKKKTGKPFPSDPYVQLEIAVEAVFKSWMGKRAIDYRREFQITPEMANGTAVNVCTMVFGNMGEDSATGVAFTRNPGTGENRLYGEYMINAQGEDVVAGIRTPKPISELRRDMPKVYRELEDLRHTLEKHYREVQDFEFTIEREKLYCLQTRNAKMNASAFIKTSIDMVNEGLISEEEAILRVQPDMLTQLLHPRLDPNARFQVLAQGLPASPGAASGKIVFDADRAEIKAKLGEKVILVREETKPEDIHGFFASQGILTSRGGKTSHAAVVARSMGKPCVSGCEAISIDHIAKEATVGGIHLREGDTITIDGTTGAVYQGVVPTIEPEFVEDLLVLLEWADDISKLKVMANADTPESVTKARKYGAMGIGLCRTERMFNQPERLPIVQAMILAESPEERKACLEQLLPFQREDFKEIFRIMDGLPVTIRLLDPPIHEFLPSEEELVHEISHLKKLRQTVEGMAGLPDTLKLLDPELHTKYAESLERITQALQELKDKHLAEEMISARESVLQKVKALAETNPMLGHRGVRLGITYPEIYAMQIRAILEAAAECLKEDIKVLPEIMVPQVCTLQELKFVHRYVKEIHREVEKKYGIKLNFKFGTMVEVVRACMRAGRLAELAEFISFGTNDLTQATFSFSREDAENKFLPLYNERGILQHNPFEILDIKGVGRLMMITVEWARKTRPDMKIGICGEHGGHPDAIRFCHHINLSYVSCSPPRVPIARLAAAQAKLKEKEYSFV is encoded by the coding sequence ATGAAACCTGAAAAGTTCGTCTTCTCCTTTGAAGAAGGAGATCCCCAGAACAAGAAACTTCTGGGCGGTAAAGGTGCGAACCTTTGCGCTATGACACAAATGGGGCTGCCGGTCCCACCCGGATTCGTGATTACCACCGAAGCCTGCCTCTCCTATCTTGAGAAAAAGAAGGGAGGCCTTCAACCGGAGATGTTGGAGCAGATCAAGCAGGCTATGAAGGATCTTGAGAAGAAGACGGGGAAAGGGTTCGGAGACCCGCAAAACCCGTTGTTGGTATCCGTGCGGTCCGGGGCGGCGATTTCCATGCCTGGAATGATGGATACGATCTTGAACCTCGGTCTCAACGATGATTGCGTCAAGGGCCTCATTAAGCTGACCAAAAACGAACGTTTTGTTTACGATGCCTACCGGAGGCTGATCCAGCTATTCGGCACCGTTGCAATGGGAATGAAGGATGAGGAATTCAACGAGATATTCGAGCGTATTAAGAAGGAGAAGAATGCCGAGGATGACACCAAATTGGACGGCGCCGCTTTGAAGGAGATTTGCCGGGAGTTCAACAAATTGGTCAAGAAAAAGACCGGTAAACCTTTCCCAAGTGATCCTTACGTCCAGTTGGAGATTGCGGTGGAGGCCGTTTTCAAATCGTGGATGGGAAAGCGGGCGATCGACTACCGCCGTGAATTTCAGATCACCCCGGAAATGGCGAATGGCACGGCGGTGAATGTCTGCACGATGGTCTTTGGGAATATGGGGGAGGATAGCGCCACCGGTGTGGCTTTTACGCGGAATCCCGGTACAGGCGAGAACCGGCTTTACGGAGAGTACATGATCAATGCCCAAGGTGAGGATGTGGTGGCCGGCATCAGAACCCCGAAACCGATCAGTGAACTTCGAAGGGACATGCCCAAGGTTTACCGGGAGCTTGAGGACCTGAGACACACCCTTGAGAAGCATTATAGAGAGGTCCAGGATTTTGAATTCACCATTGAGAGAGAAAAACTCTATTGCCTTCAGACGCGAAATGCCAAGATGAACGCCTCCGCCTTCATCAAGACCTCCATTGATATGGTCAATGAGGGCCTGATATCGGAAGAAGAGGCCATTCTAAGGGTCCAACCGGATATGTTGACCCAACTCCTCCACCCCCGGCTTGATCCCAATGCCCGTTTCCAAGTCCTGGCCCAGGGACTGCCCGCTTCTCCGGGTGCGGCTTCGGGGAAAATCGTGTTCGATGCGGACAGGGCCGAGATCAAGGCAAAGCTGGGTGAAAAGGTCATTCTGGTCAGAGAGGAGACCAAACCGGAAGACATCCATGGTTTCTTCGCTTCCCAGGGGATCCTCACAAGCAGAGGGGGAAAGACTTCCCATGCCGCGGTGGTGGCCAGAAGTATGGGAAAACCCTGCGTATCCGGGTGCGAAGCTATATCCATCGACCACATTGCCAAGGAAGCCACGGTAGGGGGGATTCATCTCCGTGAGGGGGATACGATCACCATTGATGGGACAACGGGGGCCGTCTATCAGGGGGTCGTCCCCACCATTGAACCTGAATTCGTAGAGGATCTCCTTGTGCTCCTTGAATGGGCCGATGATATCAGCAAACTGAAGGTCATGGCTAATGCAGATACCCCTGAATCCGTGACAAAGGCGAGAAAATACGGAGCTATGGGCATCGGACTCTGCCGGACGGAACGTATGTTCAACCAGCCGGAAAGGCTCCCCATCGTCCAGGCGATGATTCTTGCAGAGAGCCCTGAGGAGAGAAAGGCCTGCCTCGAACAACTCCTCCCCTTTCAGAGGGAGGATTTCAAAGAGATCTTTCGCATCATGGACGGGCTTCCGGTCACAATACGCCTCCTGGATCCCCCGATCCATGAGTTCCTTCCCTCAGAGGAAGAGTTGGTTCATGAAATCAGTCACCTGAAGAAATTACGGCAGACAGTTGAAGGCATGGCGGGCCTTCCGGACACCCTTAAGCTCCTGGATCCCGAACTCCACACCAAGTACGCGGAAAGCCTCGAAAGGATCACTCAGGCGCTCCAGGAACTCAAGGACAAGCATTTGGCCGAGGAAATGATCTCCGCCAGGGAAAGTGTTCTCCAAAAGGTCAAAGCACTTGCTGAGACCAATCCCATGCTGGGACATCGAGGGGTCCGGCTGGGAATCACTTACCCGGAGATCTATGCCATGCAAATCAGGGCGATCCTGGAAGCCGCTGCCGAGTGCCTGAAGGAAGACATCAAGGTTCTTCCGGAGATCATGGTCCCCCAGGTATGTACTCTTCAGGAGTTGAAATTCGTCCATCGATACGTCAAAGAGATACACCGGGAGGTTGAAAAGAAGTACGGTATCAAGTTGAATTTCAAGTTCGGAACGATGGTCGAAGTTGTGCGGGCCTGCATGCGGGCGGGGAGGCTTGCGGAGTTGGCCGAGTTTATCTCCTTTGGAACGAATGATCTAACCCAGGCCACCTTTTCCTTTTCAAGGGAGGACGCTGAGAACAAGTTTCTCCCCCTTTACAACGAAAGGGGAATCCTCCAGCATAATCCTTTTGAGATCCTGGACATCAAGGGCGTGGGACGTCTTATGATGATCACGGTGGAGTGGGCCCGGAAGACCAGGCCGGACATGAAGATCGGAATTTGTGGAGAGCACGGAGGACATCCGGATGCGATCCGCTTCTGCCATCATATCAACTTGAGCTATGTATCTTGCTCTCCTCCAAGGGTTCCGATCGCCCGTCTTGCAGCGGCCCAGGCCAAGTTGAAAGAGAAGGAGTACAGTTTCGTTTGA
- a CDS encoding lasso peptide biosynthesis protein, producing MKKVKGRVLFNIAGLIIVVFWLVMLGLLVYREEAGSGSIPSVSGPESPLVHSAERTWKEIFFRGKKTGYSVSFIKPFDDGYFIQEKLFLKLNLMGLGRSLQMVTQGRVYRNFVLKSFHSSMASGIVKFNVSGKVEGRRLILEIGSGAKRTSKTLKIKDDLLLGSALDYYFRSKKLKVGDIFSLPFFDPSSMLQKDMKIEVTARETLSIHGESYDTFRLEGRVWGRGFKVWVDHEGRPIKESGIMGFTTMISNAERAPTGLGADSGVDLYEIAAVQVNRSLPDPREMTYLKLRLQGIDEETAFLLEKSGGKRQQFRDGILQIRKEAVPLRPSYRTPYRNGRQDMKAFLKPEFNIESDDEEIIRQAREIAGDSDNPLVVARRMVAWVYRHLEKRPVLSFPSAKEVLRTREGDCNEHAVLLTALLRASGIPSRIVVGLVYARGKFYYHAWTEAYLGDWITMDATLDQMPADVTHIKLFEGNLEQQARITGLIGELEISILDFSK from the coding sequence ATGAAGAAGGTAAAAGGAAGGGTCCTATTCAACATCGCCGGACTGATCATAGTCGTTTTTTGGCTCGTAATGCTCGGCCTGCTGGTATACAGGGAAGAGGCGGGGAGTGGGTCAATACCCTCGGTGAGCGGCCCTGAATCACCCCTCGTTCATTCAGCGGAGAGGACCTGGAAGGAGATTTTTTTCAGGGGTAAAAAAACGGGCTATTCGGTCTCCTTTATCAAGCCCTTTGATGACGGGTATTTTATCCAGGAAAAACTTTTCCTGAAACTCAACCTCATGGGCCTCGGGAGATCCCTTCAAATGGTGACGCAGGGGAGGGTGTACCGGAATTTCGTGTTGAAAAGTTTTCATTCCTCCATGGCTTCCGGCATTGTAAAATTTAATGTTTCAGGGAAAGTGGAAGGCCGCAGGCTTATTCTGGAAATCGGAAGCGGTGCGAAGAGAACATCGAAGACTTTAAAAATAAAGGACGATCTCCTGCTTGGATCCGCCCTGGATTACTATTTCAGGTCGAAGAAGCTCAAGGTGGGTGATATCTTTTCCCTGCCATTTTTCGACCCCTCCTCGATGTTGCAAAAGGATATGAAAATAGAAGTAACGGCCCGTGAAACCCTCTCCATTCATGGGGAATCCTATGATACATTCAGACTTGAGGGGCGGGTTTGGGGGAGAGGGTTCAAGGTCTGGGTAGACCATGAAGGAAGGCCCATAAAAGAGAGCGGCATCATGGGTTTTACGACCATGATATCCAACGCCGAAAGGGCGCCGACCGGGTTAGGAGCCGACTCGGGAGTCGATCTTTACGAGATTGCGGCGGTTCAGGTGAATAGAAGCCTCCCAGATCCTCGAGAAATGACCTACCTGAAGCTGCGCCTTCAGGGTATTGATGAGGAAACGGCCTTTCTTCTTGAAAAGAGCGGCGGAAAACGACAGCAATTCCGGGACGGGATTCTCCAGATCAGGAAGGAGGCCGTTCCTTTGAGGCCGTCCTACCGTACCCCTTACCGGAATGGACGCCAGGACATGAAGGCCTTTCTCAAACCGGAATTCAACATCGAAAGCGATGACGAGGAGATTATCCGCCAGGCCCGTGAGATCGCCGGGGATTCCGATAATCCCCTTGTAGTGGCCAGAAGAATGGTGGCCTGGGTCTATCGTCACCTTGAAAAGCGGCCTGTCTTGTCCTTCCCAAGCGCCAAGGAGGTTCTGCGTACTCGTGAAGGGGATTGCAACGAACATGCGGTCCTTCTCACCGCCCTGTTGCGGGCGTCCGGTATTCCATCGCGAATCGTCGTCGGGCTGGTGTACGCCAGGGGAAAGTTTTATTATCATGCCTGGACAGAGGCCTACCTGGGGGACTGGATAACCATGGACGCTACGCTGGATCAGATGCCTGCCGATGTCACCCACATCAAGCTTTTTGAAGGCAACCTGGAGCAACAGGCCAGAATCACCGGGCTCATCGGGGAACTGGAGATCTCCATTCTGGATTTCAGCAAATGA
- a CDS encoding histidinol phosphate phosphatase domain-containing protein, producing the protein MIDLHTHSIFSDGELIPSELVRRFEILEYTAVAITDHADSSNIDLILPRIVRVAEDLNRLQAVKVVPGIELTHIPPRYIPELIKKARDLGARLVVVHGETIVEPVAPGTNRAALEAGVDILAHPGLISREEVKIASERGVYLEISARRGHCLANGHVAHLAYEIGAALVLNSDAHGPGDLMSEDFARKVAEGAGLEGVTIRNFLENSRRLLERIGVSL; encoded by the coding sequence GTGATTGATCTTCATACTCATTCAATATTCAGCGATGGTGAACTGATTCCATCCGAACTCGTAAGGCGCTTCGAAATCCTTGAGTACACCGCCGTTGCCATCACCGACCACGCCGATTCATCCAATATCGACCTCATTCTTCCGAGAATCGTCAGGGTGGCGGAGGACCTGAACCGTTTGCAAGCGGTCAAGGTGGTGCCGGGAATCGAATTGACCCATATCCCTCCACGGTACATTCCCGAACTCATCAAAAAGGCAAGGGACCTTGGAGCAAGGCTTGTGGTGGTGCATGGAGAAACCATTGTGGAGCCCGTTGCTCCGGGGACCAATCGGGCTGCCCTGGAAGCGGGAGTGGATATCCTTGCCCATCCCGGGCTGATCAGCCGGGAGGAAGTGAAAATCGCTTCAGAGCGGGGAGTTTATCTTGAAATTTCCGCTCGCAGGGGCCATTGCCTTGCAAATGGTCATGTGGCTCATCTCGCCTATGAGATTGGTGCAGCCCTTGTCCTGAATTCCGACGCCCATGGGCCGGGGGACCTGATGAGTGAAGATTTTGCGCGGAAAGTTGCGGAAGGGGCGGGGCTGGAAGGTGTAACCATCCGGAATTTCCTTGAAAATTCTCGTCGCCTCCTGGAAAGGATCGGAGTTTCCTTGTAG
- a CDS encoding zinc ribbon domain-containing protein, whose protein sequence is MPIYEYECLACATQFQKLIMSKDQESELQCPKCGGNQYKKLISRVAYHVSEQDRLASFDPHAAKTDAFYRDTRNIGLAAKKRAQEMGVSLGEGFEAKLDKLRTDPGSLLKE, encoded by the coding sequence ATGCCGATTTATGAATATGAATGCCTCGCTTGTGCCACCCAGTTTCAGAAGTTGATCATGTCTAAAGACCAAGAAAGTGAGCTTCAGTGCCCGAAATGCGGAGGCAACCAATATAAAAAACTGATCTCTCGGGTGGCCTATCACGTTTCGGAACAGGACAGGCTTGCCTCGTTTGACCCCCATGCTGCAAAAACGGACGCTTTTTACCGTGATACACGCAACATAGGGCTGGCGGCCAAGAAAAGGGCCCAAGAAATGGGGGTTTCTCTCGGCGAAGGATTCGAGGCAAAGCTGGATAAATTAAGAACCGACCCTGGAAGTCTTTTGAAAGAGTGA
- a CDS encoding CehA/McbA family metallohydrolase, with translation MFDFEYVGNLHVHSRYSDGTRSIEEIAVAAEGAGLDFVYINDHEYLAGDLHAEHEGRYGKVMVFMGHEIGRKDHHYLAFGLKEAVNGDGLPPQEVIDQVKAKGGLGFLAHPFEKGMPFLEKSRAYTWKDLSVTGFDGICIWNFSSRWKERVKTPFHGLLFLAFKSQLLKGPSQETLAFWDRLCLERRVSAIGGSDAHGGIFKWGPIRFTPLSYEFLLNTINVHLFLHNKVSKDFDSGKKAILDSMKEGRLFIAHDGLHPAKGFRFDFVSSDGFSLVMGEECPFQKGEIVIECPCSSEIRLIKNGRPERIWRGREAVYEVLEAGVYRVEVYLRHFLFGWRPWIFSNPIYLR, from the coding sequence ATGTTTGATTTTGAATATGTGGGGAATTTACATGTCCACTCCCGGTATTCCGATGGGACCCGAAGCATCGAAGAAATCGCCGTTGCTGCCGAAGGGGCAGGGTTGGATTTTGTTTACATCAATGATCATGAATACTTGGCTGGAGATCTTCACGCGGAACATGAGGGTCGATATGGAAAAGTGATGGTCTTCATGGGACACGAAATCGGCCGGAAAGATCATCATTACCTGGCATTTGGATTAAAGGAAGCGGTGAACGGAGACGGTTTGCCACCCCAGGAGGTCATAGATCAAGTCAAGGCAAAGGGAGGGTTGGGGTTCCTTGCCCATCCCTTTGAGAAAGGAATGCCCTTTCTGGAAAAATCACGTGCCTATACCTGGAAAGACCTTTCTGTGACAGGATTTGATGGAATCTGTATCTGGAATTTCTCTTCGAGGTGGAAAGAACGGGTGAAGACGCCCTTTCACGGCCTCCTGTTCCTTGCGTTTAAAAGTCAGCTCCTAAAGGGGCCCAGTCAGGAGACTCTGGCTTTTTGGGATCGTCTCTGCTTGGAAAGGCGGGTATCCGCCATCGGGGGATCCGATGCCCACGGCGGCATATTCAAGTGGGGACCGATCCGGTTTACCCCCCTTTCCTATGAGTTTCTCCTGAATACCATCAATGTGCATCTTTTTCTTCACAATAAAGTCTCAAAGGATTTCGATTCCGGCAAGAAGGCCATACTGGATTCAATGAAAGAAGGCCGATTGTTTATCGCACACGATGGCCTGCATCCCGCCAAGGGTTTCAGGTTTGATTTCGTATCTTCGGACGGCTTCAGCCTCGTAATGGGAGAAGAATGTCCTTTTCAAAAGGGGGAAATCGTCATTGAATGCCCATGTTCTTCAGAAATTCGGCTCATTAAAAACGGAAGACCTGAAAGGATTTGGCGGGGACGCGAGGCCGTCTATGAAGTACTGGAGGCTGGGGTCTACCGGGTCGAGGTTTACCTTCGGCATTTCCTGTTCGGCTGGAGACCCTGGATTTTTTCAAATCCCATCTACTTGAGGTGA
- a CDS encoding 1-acyl-sn-glycerol-3-phosphate acyltransferase produces the protein MTTAFDEKNVFPSAPDHKPGFLLGRLLFRLFKRVRLDENMVENLKKMHREGAVVYAIKYRGRLDFLLYHFSFRRHRLPYPRIAFDLDISMLLPFTTFVKTILSRLSFALKTGHAPCPYQSGFYRKALEQGTPFLVFLIDPKRFFRHFVHSEKDHLEFLIETQMEMEKPIFLVPQLLLYSRKPEREHSSLTQILFGDKDNPGIVRKVVLFFKNNRRAFIDFGKPLNLKSYLLEQPPERPVPEMAAEIRNLLIERIDAQKRIVLGPIMKSRQQVKETVLTDPRVQSRMESLASIRKKSPSAIRKQAGEYFDEIAADYNSAYIQAFRLALRWLWTKLFDGIEVDPAGLAQVREWARKGNLIYVPSHKSHIDYLILNYVLYDYNLHLPRIAAGRNLAFWPMGHIFRKCGAFFIRRSFKNAKLYLEVFNRYIKALLEEGHSIEFFIEGGRSRNGKLISPKTGFLSILLQAYQEGFCKDLIFVPTSIVYDRVMEEKSYLREIDGKPKEQESFLQMLKARRFLRKKYGKIYIRFADPIALKDYLENKGYSGQDTSRELAYHIVQSINQVTVVTPLCLVATAILANHRRGFHESELVDTVTVLLDFLKKKRFPLSANLSNARKAVHDTLPLLVDWKIVNSLESQERGNDSLYYIEDEKQLELEYYKNSIIHFFISHALVALSLLKGAGEADLETIISDSDFLKELFRQEFIFEKSGDSRKEILTILQDFQDLHLVDPAGSGFRVTKLGVEKLGIWASLAKTFVESYWIVAKTLNDNPGAKRGELLKTISNAARRYYKLRVIEHIGALSSVTFKNAFTVIRQDSSRIASHPQEASEEGSSDPLSVLERRLYTFSHYKSLGG, from the coding sequence ATGACGACAGCATTCGATGAAAAAAACGTCTTCCCCTCCGCACCTGATCACAAGCCGGGATTTCTTTTGGGCCGGCTCCTTTTCAGGCTCTTCAAAAGGGTCCGGCTGGATGAAAATATGGTGGAAAACTTAAAAAAAATGCACAGGGAAGGTGCTGTCGTCTACGCCATAAAATACCGTGGCCGGCTGGACTTCCTCCTTTATCATTTCAGCTTCCGCCGCCACCGTCTTCCCTATCCCAGAATCGCCTTTGATCTCGATATATCTATGCTATTACCCTTCACAACCTTTGTAAAGACAATTCTCTCCCGTCTCTCCTTCGCCTTGAAGACCGGACACGCCCCATGCCCTTACCAGTCCGGCTTCTACAGAAAAGCCCTTGAACAAGGTACGCCGTTCCTGGTTTTTCTCATAGACCCAAAGCGTTTTTTCAGACACTTCGTACATTCAGAAAAGGATCATCTGGAATTCCTGATTGAAACCCAGATGGAAATGGAAAAACCCATCTTCCTGGTGCCTCAGCTTTTGCTTTACAGCCGCAAGCCGGAACGGGAACACTCTTCCCTCACCCAGATCCTTTTCGGAGACAAGGATAATCCGGGAATCGTCCGAAAGGTGGTGCTCTTCTTCAAGAATAACAGGCGGGCATTCATTGATTTCGGGAAACCCCTGAACCTGAAGAGTTACCTTCTGGAGCAGCCGCCAGAGAGGCCGGTCCCGGAAATGGCCGCGGAAATCCGGAACCTCCTCATTGAACGAATCGACGCTCAAAAGAGAATCGTCCTGGGGCCCATCATGAAATCCAGACAACAGGTCAAAGAGACCGTGCTGACAGACCCCAGGGTTCAAAGCAGGATGGAGAGCCTGGCATCAATCAGGAAGAAATCCCCCTCCGCCATCAGGAAACAGGCCGGGGAATATTTCGACGAGATCGCGGCGGATTATAATTCAGCCTATATCCAGGCGTTCCGCCTGGCCTTAAGGTGGCTCTGGACAAAGCTCTTCGACGGTATAGAGGTGGACCCTGCGGGTCTGGCCCAGGTCAGAGAATGGGCCAGGAAGGGCAATCTAATCTATGTTCCTTCTCATAAAAGCCACATCGACTACCTCATTCTCAACTATGTCCTATACGACTACAACTTACATTTGCCGAGGATCGCGGCGGGCAGAAACCTTGCATTTTGGCCCATGGGACATATCTTCAGAAAATGCGGGGCATTCTTTATCAGGCGATCCTTTAAAAATGCGAAACTCTACCTCGAAGTCTTCAACCGCTATATCAAGGCCCTGCTGGAAGAGGGACATTCCATCGAATTCTTTATAGAGGGTGGGAGAAGTCGAAACGGAAAATTGATTTCCCCCAAAACAGGATTCCTTTCCATTCTGCTTCAGGCCTACCAGGAAGGATTCTGCAAGGATCTTATCTTTGTCCCCACCTCCATCGTTTACGACAGGGTTATGGAAGAAAAATCCTATCTGAGGGAAATAGATGGGAAACCGAAGGAACAGGAAAGTTTTCTTCAAATGCTCAAGGCGAGACGCTTCCTGAGAAAAAAATATGGAAAGATCTATATCCGTTTCGCCGACCCAATTGCACTAAAGGATTACCTGGAGAATAAAGGGTATTCCGGGCAGGATACCTCCCGGGAGCTGGCCTATCATATCGTTCAATCCATCAACCAGGTGACCGTGGTCACTCCCCTCTGCCTGGTTGCAACGGCGATTCTAGCCAACCACAGGCGAGGGTTTCACGAATCCGAACTGGTGGATACGGTTACTGTTCTTCTGGATTTCCTCAAGAAAAAACGCTTTCCTCTATCAGCCAATCTTTCGAACGCCCGGAAAGCCGTTCATGATACATTGCCCCTCCTGGTCGATTGGAAGATCGTAAACTCCCTGGAATCCCAGGAAAGAGGCAATGATTCCCTTTACTATATCGAGGACGAGAAACAGCTTGAACTTGAGTATTATAAAAACAGCATCATCCACTTCTTCATATCCCACGCCCTTGTAGCGCTTTCCCTGTTGAAAGGGGCCGGAGAGGCCGACCTTGAAACGATAATTTCCGATTCGGATTTTTTAAAAGAACTATTCAGGCAGGAATTCATATTTGAAAAATCCGGGGACTCAAGAAAAGAAATTCTCACAATCCTTCAAGATTTCCAGGATCTGCACCTTGTCGATCCGGCAGGCAGTGGATTCAGGGTCACGAAGCTCGGGGTCGAAAAGCTGGGGATCTGGGCTTCCCTTGCCAAGACATTCGTCGAATCTTACTGGATCGTAGCGAAAACCCTGAACGACAACCCGGGAGCCAAAAGAGGGGAACTCTTGAAAACCATCTCTAATGCCGCAAGACGTTATTACAAGCTTCGGGTTATCGAACACATCGGCGCCCTTTCCTCCGTTACTTTTAAAAACGCCTTTACCGTCATAAGACAGGATTCTTCAAGAATCGCATCTCACCCACAGGAAGCGTCTGAAGAAGGGTCTTCGGATCCTCTCTCCGTTTTGGAACGACGCCTTTACACTTTTTCCCATTATAAGTCCCTGGGAGGATAA